From Gammaproteobacteria bacterium, one genomic window encodes:
- a CDS encoding phosphotyrosine protein phosphatase yields the protein MKKLLFLCSQNRLRSPTAETIFSKWPGVEALSAGLDDDAATPVCADLIEWADIIVAMEERHRKKLNDKFGAALKGKRIVVLGILDKYDYMQPQLVRLLKTKVPRYLNI from the coding sequence GTGAAGAAATTGCTTTTTCTTTGCAGCCAAAATCGCTTGCGGAGTCCTACCGCGGAAACCATTTTTTCCAAGTGGCCTGGGGTAGAAGCGCTTTCCGCGGGTCTCGACGACGATGCCGCGACCCCAGTTTGTGCTGATCTTATCGAATGGGCCGACATCATCGTTGCTATGGAAGAGAGACACCGAAAAAAACTCAACGACAAGTTTGGGGCGGCGCTTAAAGGCAAACGAATTGTGGTGCTGGGTATTCTGGATAAGTACGACTACATGCAGCCTCAGCTAGTCCGGTTGCTCAAGACAAAGGTTCCGCGTTATCTCAATATATGA
- a CDS encoding TfoX/Sxy family protein: protein MTANREYVTYVLDLLEPVLPVRTNRFFGGVGISSGPAQFAMIMKNSLYFVVDDTTRPTYERAGMGAFSYVTKKGRIQVRRYFELPEEILLDPVELLSWARESIRIARDETRKKKKKPRRR, encoded by the coding sequence ATGACCGCCAATCGTGAATACGTGACCTACGTGCTGGATCTATTGGAGCCGGTTTTGCCGGTACGCACGAACCGTTTTTTCGGCGGGGTAGGAATATCGTCGGGCCCGGCGCAGTTCGCGATGATCATGAAAAACAGCCTGTATTTTGTCGTCGATGACACGACGCGTCCGACGTATGAGCGGGCGGGCATGGGCGCTTTTTCTTATGTCACCAAAAAAGGACGGATACAGGTCCGGCGCTACTTTGAACTGCCGGAAGAGATTCTGCTCGATCCGGTGGAGCTGTTGTCATGGGCGCGCGAATCCATTCGCATCGCGCGCGACGAGACGAGAAAAAAGAAGAAGAAACCAAGACGCCGTTAA
- a CDS encoding TetR/AcrR family transcriptional regulator, with translation MAGRKSFDDSEVLQTALRIFIAKGYSSTSMRDIEKASRLSAGSLYFTFKNKRALFRQVMNHYLRHVVIGRIEAYLGHREFHKGVRAYFESTFTNKNYRKCGCLLTITSAEPGLDKAVARKIETGFKIIEEKFVEIVRRAQKNGEIDRRKDPALIAQHLFTSYQGLLVLVRFGKSNRYLKRATDAAITLLH, from the coding sequence ATGGCTGGCCGCAAATCATTTGACGACTCGGAAGTTTTGCAGACGGCGCTTCGTATCTTTATCGCGAAGGGCTACTCATCCACGTCGATGAGGGATATCGAGAAGGCGAGCCGGTTGAGCGCCGGCAGCCTGTATTTCACCTTCAAAAACAAGCGGGCGCTGTTTCGGCAGGTGATGAACCATTACTTACGGCACGTCGTCATCGGCCGGATCGAGGCGTATCTCGGCCATCGCGAGTTTCACAAAGGCGTTCGGGCGTATTTCGAGTCCACGTTTACCAACAAGAATTACCGTAAGTGCGGATGTCTATTGACGATCACCTCCGCGGAACCGGGCCTGGATAAAGCGGTGGCTCGGAAAATCGAAACCGGTTTCAAGATCATCGAAGAAAAATTCGTCGAGATCGTCCGGCGAGCGCAAAAGAACGGCGAGATCGACCGCAGAAAAGACCCGGCGCTGATCGCGCAACATTTATTCACGAGTTACCAGGGTTTATTGGTGCTGGTAAGGTTCGGCAAAAGTAATCGTTACCTCAAAAGGGCGACCGACGCCGCGATCACCCTTCTCCATTAA
- a CDS encoding type 1 glutamine amidotransferase domain-containing protein, translating to MASTAKKVLIVVTSHDRLSDTGKQTGFWFEELATPYYVFVDAGYTVDIASINGGKPPVDPGSEGEPGNRPASVQRFMTDSSAMNKLEKSLAIQAADTKPYDAIFLSGGHGAMWDMPSNTPLATALGAAFDAGKVIAAVCHGPAGLVSARRKDGKSIVHGRRVNSFTDTEESAVGLSSVVPFLLESRLRELGGIFERAPDWQPIAVRDGNLVTGQNPQSSHVVAEQVIEALR from the coding sequence ATGGCCAGCACAGCAAAGAAAGTACTCATCGTCGTTACATCGCACGATCGCTTGAGCGATACCGGCAAACAAACCGGATTTTGGTTCGAAGAGTTGGCCACGCCCTACTACGTATTTGTCGATGCCGGCTACACGGTGGACATTGCCTCCATCAACGGCGGCAAGCCGCCCGTGGATCCCGGCAGCGAAGGCGAGCCGGGCAATCGGCCGGCGTCCGTTCAACGTTTCATGACGGATTCCTCGGCCATGAACAAGCTTGAGAAAAGTTTGGCGATCCAAGCGGCGGACACTAAACCGTATGACGCCATATTTCTGTCGGGTGGGCACGGCGCCATGTGGGATATGCCGTCGAATACGCCGCTGGCAACCGCGCTTGGCGCGGCGTTCGACGCCGGCAAAGTGATCGCGGCGGTCTGCCACGGGCCGGCCGGGTTGGTGTCGGCGCGACGTAAAGACGGCAAGTCGATCGTGCACGGCCGACGGGTGAATTCGTTCACCGATACGGAAGAGTCGGCGGTGGGTTTGTCGAGTGTTGTGCCGTTTTTGCTGGAAAGCCGGCTTCGGGAATTGGGCGGCATCTTCGAACGAGCGCCGGATTGGCAGCCGATCGCCGTGCGCGACGGCAACCTCGTTACCGGCCAAAACCCGCAGTCGTCGCATGTGGTAGCGGAACAAGTTATCGAGGCGCTACGCTAG
- a CDS encoding heavy metal translocating P-type ATPase, whose protein sequence is MAIDPVCGMTVRERTAAGSTNYRGNTYYFCSPNCVEKFKANSAAYVDAQTDRLPMKVAVDQRHIPNGAATRPAKDLAKDPICGMVVEKASALKTERAGRTYYFCSSGCQRTFESPEQELSSMKRRVTIALAGVLALAILRAAAFIALAAGATIVTWAPIPQLPWFTWGMWLFILVTPVQFIGGWSFYKGAWAAIKTRSINMDFLIALGTSVAYFYSVAVIFFPDVLPVKVEERDVYFEVSAVIIAFVLLGKYMEEVIKKRSSAAVRKLMDLRPAIAHVVRGGAEMDVPAESVMVGETVIVKPGEKIPSDGAVLEGTSNIDESMLTGESMPVNKKPGNGVIGGTLNKAGLLRLRATRVGAETALAQIIKMVEEAQATSAPIQRIADQVTAYFVPAVVVVAIAAFGGWWLAGNFPQGLLAFIAVLIIACPCALGIATPAALMVGVGKGAEAGILIRGAEVLERARNLTTVVFDKTGTLTRGEPNVTDIVSLGAMDEAAVLQLAAAVEVGSEHPLGEAIVRAAKHRDLKLSKVTGFEGIAGHGIRGRIDGKDALLGNRRLFYDESIDATAAETVMTRLESEGKTAMLVGYAGALAGVIAVADTLKPESKETVAALQAEDIDVVMLSGDNRRTAEAIGRELGISNVIAEVLPGDKAKIIRELQQQRKVVAMVGDGVNDAPALAAADIGIAIGSGSDVAKETGSIILVRDNVRDVVTSIQLSRATLRKIKQNLFWAFFYNAVAIPVAAFGFMNPIIAAAAMALSSLSVIVNSALLKGMKVSPDLGTPRGFAHDVA, encoded by the coding sequence ATGGCGATTGATCCAGTGTGTGGCATGACGGTGCGGGAACGAACCGCGGCGGGTTCGACGAACTACCGCGGCAACACTTATTACTTTTGCTCTCCCAACTGCGTCGAGAAATTCAAAGCGAATTCGGCGGCATATGTGGACGCGCAGACCGATCGCTTACCTATGAAGGTCGCGGTAGACCAACGTCACATCCCCAACGGCGCGGCCACGCGACCCGCGAAAGATCTCGCCAAGGATCCGATCTGCGGCATGGTGGTGGAAAAGGCGAGCGCGCTTAAAACCGAGCGCGCCGGACGCACGTATTATTTTTGTTCCAGCGGCTGCCAGCGCACCTTCGAATCGCCCGAGCAAGAGCTGAGCTCGATGAAACGGCGCGTGACGATCGCACTCGCCGGCGTGCTCGCGTTGGCGATCTTGCGCGCCGCCGCGTTCATAGCACTCGCTGCCGGCGCCACGATCGTGACCTGGGCGCCGATTCCGCAGCTACCTTGGTTCACTTGGGGGATGTGGCTGTTTATCCTGGTCACGCCGGTGCAGTTCATCGGTGGCTGGAGTTTTTATAAAGGCGCCTGGGCCGCGATCAAGACGCGCTCCATCAACATGGATTTCCTGATCGCGCTCGGTACGTCGGTGGCGTACTTCTACAGCGTCGCGGTGATCTTTTTCCCGGACGTGTTGCCGGTCAAGGTCGAGGAGCGCGATGTCTATTTCGAAGTGTCGGCGGTGATCATCGCGTTCGTGTTGCTTGGCAAGTACATGGAGGAGGTCATCAAGAAGCGCTCTTCGGCGGCGGTGCGCAAGCTGATGGATCTGCGGCCGGCGATCGCGCATGTGGTTCGTGGTGGCGCCGAGATGGACGTGCCGGCGGAATCGGTCATGGTGGGGGAAACGGTGATCGTGAAACCGGGCGAAAAGATTCCCAGCGACGGTGCGGTGCTCGAAGGAACATCGAACATCGACGAGTCGATGCTGACCGGCGAATCCATGCCGGTCAACAAGAAGCCAGGCAACGGTGTCATCGGCGGCACGTTGAACAAGGCCGGCTTGCTGCGCCTCCGCGCCACCCGCGTCGGCGCCGAGACCGCGCTCGCGCAGATCATAAAGATGGTCGAGGAGGCGCAAGCCACGAGCGCGCCGATTCAGCGTATCGCCGATCAAGTGACGGCGTATTTCGTACCGGCGGTGGTTGTGGTCGCGATCGCTGCATTCGGCGGCTGGTGGCTCGCCGGCAATTTTCCGCAGGGCCTGCTCGCCTTCATCGCCGTGCTCATTATCGCCTGTCCTTGCGCGCTCGGTATCGCTACACCTGCCGCACTCATGGTCGGCGTCGGCAAGGGCGCCGAAGCGGGGATCCTGATTCGCGGCGCCGAGGTGCTTGAACGCGCGCGCAACCTTACAACCGTCGTCTTCGACAAGACCGGCACGCTCACGCGCGGCGAGCCCAACGTGACCGACATCGTGTCGCTCGGCGCGATGGATGAGGCCGCCGTGTTGCAGCTCGCGGCCGCGGTCGAGGTCGGTTCGGAACATCCGTTGGGCGAGGCAATCGTGCGTGCCGCTAAACACCGCGATCTCAAGCTTTCCAAGGTAACCGGATTCGAGGGAATCGCCGGCCACGGCATTCGTGGCCGAATCGACGGTAAAGACGCCTTACTCGGCAATCGTCGCTTGTTCTATGACGAAAGCATCGACGCCACAGCTGCCGAAACGGTGATGACTCGGCTCGAAAGCGAAGGCAAGACCGCGATGTTGGTCGGTTACGCCGGCGCGCTTGCTGGCGTGATCGCCGTGGCCGATACGCTCAAGCCTGAATCGAAGGAGACGGTGGCCGCGCTTCAGGCCGAGGACATCGACGTGGTCATGCTTTCCGGCGACAACCGGCGCACCGCCGAGGCCATCGGCCGCGAACTCGGCATCAGCAATGTCATTGCCGAGGTCTTGCCGGGCGATAAGGCCAAGATCATTCGAGAGTTGCAGCAGCAGCGCAAGGTCGTGGCCATGGTCGGCGACGGCGTCAACGACGCGCCGGCACTGGCTGCCGCCGACATCGGCATCGCGATCGGCAGCGGTTCGGACGTCGCCAAGGAGACCGGCTCCATCATTCTCGTGCGCGACAACGTTCGCGACGTGGTGACGTCGATTCAGTTGTCGCGCGCGACGCTCCGGAAGATCAAGCAGAACTTGTTCTGGGCGTTCTTCTACAACGCGGTGGCGATCCCGGTTGCGGCTTTCGGGTTCATGAACCCGATCATTGCGGCGGCGGCGATGGCGCTGTCGTCGCTGTCGGTGATCGTGAACTCGGCACTACTCAAGGGCATGAAGGTCTCACCCGATCTCGGTACTCCGCGAGGGTTCGCCCATGACGTTGCGTAA
- a CDS encoding DUF2933 domain-containing protein, with translation MDHNPSSDHQRHSNGRMWWVFLAFAAIAGFFLLTEHRAHVLGALPYVLLALCPLMHLFGHGGHGGGGSRRGGSREH, from the coding sequence ATGGACCATAACCCTTCCAGCGACCATCAACGACACTCGAACGGGCGCATGTGGTGGGTGTTTTTGGCCTTCGCCGCGATCGCCGGATTCTTTCTGCTGACTGAGCATCGTGCGCACGTGCTCGGCGCTTTGCCCTACGTATTACTCGCACTCTGCCCGCTGATGCACCTCTTCGGTCATGGCGGCCACGGGGGCGGCGGATCGCGCCGAGGAGGTTCGCGTGAACACTGA
- a CDS encoding isoprenylcysteine carboxylmethyltransferase family protein — protein sequence MNTDTAPAYGLWTLVILNSAVFIIFLYSFAKPQSPRDWRSFGAISGFIVALFAEMYGFPLTIFLLSGWLQSRFPGVDWLSHDAGHLLEMLFGWKANPHFGPFHLLSFIFIGGGFVLLAAAWKVLFRAQRTRELAISGPYAQIRHPQYVAFVLIMFGFLLQWPTLLTLAMFPILVFMYVRLARTEERDVEREFGERYRRYATHTPAFVPNWRTFFGERTHGTNS from the coding sequence GTGAACACTGACACCGCACCGGCCTATGGACTTTGGACGTTGGTAATTCTCAACTCGGCGGTCTTCATTATCTTTCTCTACAGCTTCGCTAAACCGCAGAGCCCGCGCGACTGGCGCTCGTTCGGCGCGATCTCAGGATTCATCGTTGCGCTGTTCGCCGAAATGTACGGCTTTCCGTTGACGATCTTTCTGTTGTCGGGGTGGCTGCAAAGCCGCTTCCCTGGTGTCGACTGGCTCTCGCACGACGCCGGACACCTGCTCGAGATGCTCTTCGGCTGGAAAGCCAATCCGCACTTCGGGCCGTTTCATCTGCTCAGCTTCATATTCATCGGCGGCGGTTTCGTATTGTTGGCCGCGGCGTGGAAGGTATTGTTCCGTGCGCAGCGAACGCGCGAGCTCGCCATCAGTGGACCCTATGCACAGATCCGCCATCCGCAGTACGTCGCCTTCGTGTTGATCATGTTCGGCTTCCTCTTGCAGTGGCCAACGTTGCTCACGCTCGCCATGTTTCCGATATTGGTGTTCATGTATGTGCGACTGGCGCGGACCGAAGAGCGGGACGTCGAACGTGAATTCGGTGAACGTTACCGTCGATATGCGACGCATACGCCCGCTTTTGTTCCGAACTGGCGGACGTTCTTCGGCGAGCGTACCCATGGAACAAATTCTTGA
- a CDS encoding MBL fold metallo-hydrolase — MDIMFLGATGTVTGSKYLVTAGAKKILVDCGLFQGYKQLRLRNWAPFPFPAAEIDAVVLTHAHLDHSGYLPLLIKSGFTGKVYCSDATRDLCAILLPDSGHLQEEEAEYANRRGISKHKPALPLYTQVDGEQALSRFTPIAFNQDVTIAGDVKIRLAPAGHLLGAAIVRLDHGGTSLVFSGDLGRPNDPILVAPTAITRADYLVIESTYGDRLHDPADPKVLLASVVNRTVARGGVVIVPAFAVGRAQTLMYLIHQLKEARTIPDIPVYLNSPMAVNATRIFHHHRDEHRLTPAQCDAMCGATNIVNSVDESKHLNTLSGPMIIISASGMATGGRVVHHLKAFAPDARNTILFAGFQAGGTRGAAMLAGAETIKIHGEYVPVRAEIARLDNLSGHADDGEILEWLRRFEAPPRKTFITHGEPQAVDALRRRIEEALHWSVAVPEYREQAALTAVAERNS; from the coding sequence ATGGACATCATGTTCCTCGGCGCAACAGGTACCGTAACCGGATCGAAATATCTGGTAACCGCTGGCGCAAAAAAGATACTCGTCGACTGCGGTCTGTTTCAGGGATACAAACAGCTGCGGCTGCGCAATTGGGCGCCGTTTCCGTTTCCAGCGGCGGAGATTGACGCCGTCGTACTCACGCACGCGCATCTCGATCATAGCGGCTATCTGCCGCTGTTAATCAAAAGCGGTTTTACCGGCAAGGTTTATTGCAGCGACGCGACGCGTGACTTGTGCGCCATTCTGTTGCCGGACAGCGGCCACCTGCAGGAAGAAGAGGCGGAGTACGCCAACCGCCGCGGGATTTCCAAGCACAAGCCTGCGCTGCCGCTCTACACACAGGTGGACGGCGAACAGGCACTGAGCCGTTTCACGCCGATCGCGTTCAACCAGGACGTGACCATCGCCGGCGACGTGAAGATTCGTCTCGCGCCGGCCGGTCACCTGCTCGGTGCTGCGATCGTGCGTCTCGACCATGGCGGCACGTCGCTCGTGTTCTCCGGCGATCTCGGGCGGCCGAACGATCCCATCCTCGTGGCACCGACAGCGATCACTCGCGCCGATTATCTCGTCATCGAATCCACGTACGGCGATCGTCTCCATGATCCGGCCGATCCCAAGGTGCTGCTCGCCTCGGTTGTCAACCGAACTGTCGCGCGCGGCGGAGTGGTGATCGTTCCGGCGTTTGCAGTGGGTCGGGCACAGACGCTCATGTATCTGATTCACCAGCTCAAGGAAGCGCGCACCATTCCCGATATCCCGGTGTATCTCAACAGTCCGATGGCGGTGAATGCTACGCGCATCTTTCACCATCACCGTGACGAGCATCGGCTGACACCGGCGCAATGCGATGCGATGTGCGGCGCCACCAACATCGTCAACAGCGTCGACGAATCGAAACACCTGAACACCTTAAGCGGACCGATGATCATCATCTCGGCGAGCGGCATGGCGACCGGCGGTCGCGTCGTGCATCACTTGAAGGCGTTTGCGCCGGACGCGCGCAACACTATTCTCTTCGCCGGTTTCCAGGCCGGCGGCACGCGCGGTGCCGCCATGCTCGCCGGCGCCGAGACCATCAAAATCCACGGCGAGTACGTGCCGGTGCGCGCCGAGATAGCACGCCTGGACAATCTGTCCGGGCATGCCGATGACGGCGAAATCCTCGAATGGCTCCGGCGTTTCGAGGCGCCGCCGCGCAAGACCTTCATCACGCACGGTGAACCGCAAGCGGTCGACGCTTTGCGCCGGCGTATCGAAGAAGCGCTGCATTGGTCCGTCGCCGTACCGGAATACCGGGAACAGGCGGCGCTAACCGCTGTCGCCGAGAGGAATTCATGA
- a CDS encoding DUF2934 domain-containing protein, which produces MIAEAAYYRAQAREFAPGGEIDDWLQAETDIDRLRREAQDTR; this is translated from the coding sequence ATGATTGCCGAAGCGGCGTACTATCGGGCACAGGCGCGTGAATTCGCGCCGGGTGGCGAGATCGACGATTGGCTGCAAGCGGAAACAGATATCGATCGTTTGCGGCGCGAGGCGCAAGACACGCGTTGA